A region from the Prionailurus viverrinus isolate Anna chromosome E2, UM_Priviv_1.0, whole genome shotgun sequence genome encodes:
- the STRN4 gene encoding striatin-4 isoform X4 — MMEERAAAAVAAAASSCRPLGSGAGPGPTGAAPASAAAPGPGPAGKGGGGGGSPGPSAGPEPLSLPGILHFIQHEWARFEAEKARWEAERAELQAQVAFLQGERKGQENLKTDLVRRIKMLEYALKQERAKYHKLKFGTDLNQGEKKPELAEQVSNGPMESVTLENSPLVWKEGRQLLRQYLEEVGYTDTILDMRSKRVRSLLGRSLELNGAVEPSEGGSRATPGPGGLSGGESLLVKQIEEQIKRNAAGKDGKERLSGSVLEQIPFLQSCEDEDSDEDDELDSVQHKKQRVKLPSKALVPEMEDEDEEDDSEDAINEFDFLGSGEDGEGSPDPRRCAAEGTHHELESRRVKLQGILADLRDVDGLPPKVTGPPPGTPQPRPHEDVFIMDTIGGGEVSLGDLADLTVTNDNDLSCDLSDSKDAFKKTWNPKFTLRSHYDGVRSLAFHHSQAALLTASEDGTLKLWNLQKAVTAKKNAALDVEPIHAFRAHRGPVLAVAMGSNSEYCYSGGADARIHSWKIPDLNVDPYDGYDPSVLSHVLEGHGDAVWGLAFSPTSQRLASCSADGTIRIWDPSSSSPTCLCTFLTASDHGIPTSVAFTSTEPAHIVASFRSGDTVLYDLEAGSALLSLESRGNSGPTQINQVVSHPNQPLTITAHDDRGIRFLDSRTGKSVHSMVAHLDAVTCLAVDPNGVFLMSGSHDCSLRLWSLDNKTCVQEITAHRKKHEEAIHAVACHPSKALIASAGADALAKVFV; from the exons ATGATGGAGGAGCGAGCGGCCGCCGCggtcgccgccgccgcctcctcctgcCGCCCGCTCGGCTCCGGCGCGGGCCCCGGCCCGACGGGGGCGGCCCCGGCCTCTGCCGCTGCCCCGGGGCCCGGCCCGGCCGGTAAgggaggcggcggcggaggcAGCCCGGGGCCTTCAGCGGGGCCCGAGCCCCTGAGCCTGCCCGGGATCCTGCACTTTATCCAGCACGAGTGGGCGCGCTTCGAAGCGGAGAAGGCCCGCTGGGAGGCCGAGCGCGCCGAGCTGCAG GCTCAGGTAGCCTTCctccagggagaaaggaaagggcaaGAGAACCTCAAGACAGACCTGGTGCGACGGATCAAGATGTTGGAGTATGCCCTGAAGCAGGAAAG GGCCAAGTATCACAAGTTGAAGTTCGGGACAGACCTGAACCAGGGGGAGAAGAAGCCAGAACTGGCAGAACAAG TTTCCAATGGCCCCATGGAGTCGGTCACCCTGGAGAACAGCCCGCTGGTGTGGAAGGAGGGGCGCCAGCTTCTCCGACA GTACCTGGAGGAGGTGGGCTATACAGACACCATCCTGGACATGCGGTCCAAACGCGTGCGGTCCCTACTAGGTCGCTCGTTGGAGCTCAATGGGGCCGTGGAGCCCAGCGAAGGTGGCTCCAGGGCCACGCCAGGCCCCGGGGGGCTCAGCGGGGGTGAGTCGCTGCTGGTGAAACAGATCGAAGAGCAGATCAAAAG GAACGCGGCAGGCAAAGATGGCAAAGAGCGCCTGAGCGGCTCGGTGCTGGAGCAGATCCCCTTCCTGCAGAGCTGTGAGGACGAGGACAGTGACGAGGACGACGAGTTGGACAGTGTGCAGCACAAGAAACAGCGGGTGAAG CTGCCCTCCAAGGCCCTGGTGCCTGAAAtggaggacgaggacgaggaggaTGACTCTGAAGATGCCATCAACGAGTTCGATTTCTTGGGCTCGGGAGAGGATGGGGAGGGCTCTCCGGACCCTCGACGATGTGCCGCAGAGGGGACCCACCACGAGTTGG AAAGCCGGCGGGTCAAACTCCAGGGAATTTTGGCCGACCTTCGGGATGTGGATGGGCTGCCCCCTAAAGTGACCGGTCCCCCTCCTGGCACACCCCAGCCCCGGCCACACGAAG ACGTTTTCATCATGGACACTATCGGGGGCGGGGAGGTGAGCCTGGGGGACTTGGCAGATCTCACCGTCACCAACGACAACGACCTCAGCTGTGAT CTCTCTGACAGCAAAGATGCCTTTAAGAAGACGTGGAACCCCAAGTTCACCCTGCGCTCACACTACGACGGCGTGCGCTCCCTGGCTTTCCACCACAGCCAGGCCGCCCTGCTCACCGCCTCTGAGGACGGCACGCTCAAGCTCTGGAACCTGCAGAAAGCTGTCACGGCCAAGAA gaaCGCCgcgctggatgtggagcctatcCACGCCTTCCGGGCTCACAG gggccctgtgctggcagtaGCCATGGGCAGCAACAGCGAGTACTGCTACAGCGGCGGGGCCGACGCCCGCATCCACAGCTGGAAGATTCCGGACCTCAACGTGGACCCCTATGACGGCTACG ACCCGAGTGTGCTGAGCCACGTGCTGGAGGGCCACGGGGACGCTGTATGGGGCCTAGCCTTCAGCCCCACCTCCCAGCGCCTGGCCTCCTGCTCTGCTGACGGCACCATCCGCATCTGGGACCCGAGCAGCAGCAGCCCAACCTGCCTCTGTACCTTCCTCACAGCCAGCG ATCATGGGATCCCCACCTCAGTGGCCTTCACCAGCACCGAGCCCGCCCACATCGTGGCCTCCTTCCGCTCTGGCGACACCGTCTTGTACGACCTGGAGGCTGGCAGTGCCCTCCTCTCGTTGGAATCCCGGGGGAACAGTG gcCCAACCCAGATCAACCAGGTGGTGAGTCACCCAAACCAGCCCCTCACCATCACCGCTCACGACGACAGAGGCATCCGCTTCCTGGACAGCCGGACAG GGAAATCCGTGCACTCTATGGTTGCCCACCTGGACGCGGTCACCTGCCTAGCCGTGGACCCCAACGGCGTGTTCCTGATGTCGGGAA GCCATGACTGCTCCCTGCGTCTGTGGAGCCTGGACAACAAAACGTGCGTGCAGGAGATCACGGCCCACCGCAAGAAGCACGAGGAGGCCATCCACGCTGTCGCGTGCCACCCCAGCAAGGCCCTCATTGCCAGCGCAGGCGCCGACGCCCTGGCCAAGGTCTTCGTATGA
- the STRN4 gene encoding striatin-4 isoform X2 codes for MMEERAAAAVAAAASSCRPLGSGAGPGPTGAAPASAAAPGPGPAGKGGGGGGSPGPSAGPEPLSLPGILHFIQHEWARFEAEKARWEAERAELQAQVAFLQGERKGQENLKTDLVRRIKMLEYALKQERAKYHKLKFGTDLNQGEKKPELAEQVSNGPMESVTLENSPLVWKEGRQLLRQYLEEVGYTDTILDMRSKRVRSLLGRSLELNGAVEPSEGGSRATPGPGGLSGGESLLVKQIEEQIKRNAAGKDGKERLSGSVLEQIPFLQSCEDEDSDEDDELDSVQHKKQRVKLPSKALVPEMEDEDEEDDSEDAINEFDFLGSGEDGEGSPDPRRCAAEGTHHELESRRVKLQGILADLRDVDGLPPKVTGPPPGTPQPRPHEGSFGFSSDVFIMDTIGGGEVSLGDLADLTVTNDNDLSCDLSDSKDAFKKTWNPKFTLRSHYDGVRSLAFHHSQAALLTASEDGTLKLWNLQKAVTAKKNAALDVEPIHAFRAHRGPVLAVAMGSNSEYCYSGGADARIHSWKIPDLNVDPYDGYDPSVLSHVLEGHGDAVWGLAFSPTSQRLASCSADGTIRIWDPSSSSPTCLCTFLTASDHGIPTSVAFTSTEPAHIVASFRSGDTVLYDLEAGSALLSLESRGNSGPTQINQVVSHPNQPLTITAHDDRGIRFLDSRTGKSVHSMVAHLDAVTCLAVDPNGVFLMSGSHDCSLRLWSLDNKTCVQEITAHRKKHEEAIHAVACHPSKALIASAGADALAKVFV; via the exons ATGATGGAGGAGCGAGCGGCCGCCGCggtcgccgccgccgcctcctcctgcCGCCCGCTCGGCTCCGGCGCGGGCCCCGGCCCGACGGGGGCGGCCCCGGCCTCTGCCGCTGCCCCGGGGCCCGGCCCGGCCGGTAAgggaggcggcggcggaggcAGCCCGGGGCCTTCAGCGGGGCCCGAGCCCCTGAGCCTGCCCGGGATCCTGCACTTTATCCAGCACGAGTGGGCGCGCTTCGAAGCGGAGAAGGCCCGCTGGGAGGCCGAGCGCGCCGAGCTGCAG GCTCAGGTAGCCTTCctccagggagaaaggaaagggcaaGAGAACCTCAAGACAGACCTGGTGCGACGGATCAAGATGTTGGAGTATGCCCTGAAGCAGGAAAG GGCCAAGTATCACAAGTTGAAGTTCGGGACAGACCTGAACCAGGGGGAGAAGAAGCCAGAACTGGCAGAACAAG TTTCCAATGGCCCCATGGAGTCGGTCACCCTGGAGAACAGCCCGCTGGTGTGGAAGGAGGGGCGCCAGCTTCTCCGACA GTACCTGGAGGAGGTGGGCTATACAGACACCATCCTGGACATGCGGTCCAAACGCGTGCGGTCCCTACTAGGTCGCTCGTTGGAGCTCAATGGGGCCGTGGAGCCCAGCGAAGGTGGCTCCAGGGCCACGCCAGGCCCCGGGGGGCTCAGCGGGGGTGAGTCGCTGCTGGTGAAACAGATCGAAGAGCAGATCAAAAG GAACGCGGCAGGCAAAGATGGCAAAGAGCGCCTGAGCGGCTCGGTGCTGGAGCAGATCCCCTTCCTGCAGAGCTGTGAGGACGAGGACAGTGACGAGGACGACGAGTTGGACAGTGTGCAGCACAAGAAACAGCGGGTGAAG CTGCCCTCCAAGGCCCTGGTGCCTGAAAtggaggacgaggacgaggaggaTGACTCTGAAGATGCCATCAACGAGTTCGATTTCTTGGGCTCGGGAGAGGATGGGGAGGGCTCTCCGGACCCTCGACGATGTGCCGCAGAGGGGACCCACCACGAGTTGG AAAGCCGGCGGGTCAAACTCCAGGGAATTTTGGCCGACCTTCGGGATGTGGATGGGCTGCCCCCTAAAGTGACCGGTCCCCCTCCTGGCACACCCCAGCCCCGGCCACACGAAG GTTCCTTTGGCTTCTCCTCAGACGTTTTCATCATGGACACTATCGGGGGCGGGGAGGTGAGCCTGGGGGACTTGGCAGATCTCACCGTCACCAACGACAACGACCTCAGCTGTGAT CTCTCTGACAGCAAAGATGCCTTTAAGAAGACGTGGAACCCCAAGTTCACCCTGCGCTCACACTACGACGGCGTGCGCTCCCTGGCTTTCCACCACAGCCAGGCCGCCCTGCTCACCGCCTCTGAGGACGGCACGCTCAAGCTCTGGAACCTGCAGAAAGCTGTCACGGCCAAGAA gaaCGCCgcgctggatgtggagcctatcCACGCCTTCCGGGCTCACAG gggccctgtgctggcagtaGCCATGGGCAGCAACAGCGAGTACTGCTACAGCGGCGGGGCCGACGCCCGCATCCACAGCTGGAAGATTCCGGACCTCAACGTGGACCCCTATGACGGCTACG ACCCGAGTGTGCTGAGCCACGTGCTGGAGGGCCACGGGGACGCTGTATGGGGCCTAGCCTTCAGCCCCACCTCCCAGCGCCTGGCCTCCTGCTCTGCTGACGGCACCATCCGCATCTGGGACCCGAGCAGCAGCAGCCCAACCTGCCTCTGTACCTTCCTCACAGCCAGCG ATCATGGGATCCCCACCTCAGTGGCCTTCACCAGCACCGAGCCCGCCCACATCGTGGCCTCCTTCCGCTCTGGCGACACCGTCTTGTACGACCTGGAGGCTGGCAGTGCCCTCCTCTCGTTGGAATCCCGGGGGAACAGTG gcCCAACCCAGATCAACCAGGTGGTGAGTCACCCAAACCAGCCCCTCACCATCACCGCTCACGACGACAGAGGCATCCGCTTCCTGGACAGCCGGACAG GGAAATCCGTGCACTCTATGGTTGCCCACCTGGACGCGGTCACCTGCCTAGCCGTGGACCCCAACGGCGTGTTCCTGATGTCGGGAA GCCATGACTGCTCCCTGCGTCTGTGGAGCCTGGACAACAAAACGTGCGTGCAGGAGATCACGGCCCACCGCAAGAAGCACGAGGAGGCCATCCACGCTGTCGCGTGCCACCCCAGCAAGGCCCTCATTGCCAGCGCAGGCGCCGACGCCCTGGCCAAGGTCTTCGTATGA
- the STRN4 gene encoding striatin-4 isoform X3 — protein sequence MMEERAAAAVAAAASSCRPLGSGAGPGPTGAAPASAAAPGPGPAGKGGGGGGSPGPSAGPEPLSLPGILHFIQHEWARFEAEKARWEAERAELQAQVAFLQGERKGQENLKTDLVRRIKMLEYALKQERAKYHKLKFGTDLNQGEKKPELAEQVSNGPMESVTLENSPLVWKEGRQLLRQYLEEVGYTDTILDMRSKRVRSLLGRSLELNGAVEPSEGGSRATPGPGGLSGGESLLVKQIEEQIKRNAAGKDGKERLSGSVLEQIPFLQSCEDEDSDEDDELDSVQHKKQRVKLPSKALVPEMEDEDEEDDSEDAINEFDFLGSGEDGEGSPDPRRCAAEGTHHELAPCFVPAESRRVKLQGILADLRDVDGLPPKVTGPPPGTPQPRPHEDVFIMDTIGGGEVSLGDLADLTVTNDNDLSCDLSDSKDAFKKTWNPKFTLRSHYDGVRSLAFHHSQAALLTASEDGTLKLWNLQKAVTAKKNAALDVEPIHAFRAHRGPVLAVAMGSNSEYCYSGGADARIHSWKIPDLNVDPYDGYDPSVLSHVLEGHGDAVWGLAFSPTSQRLASCSADGTIRIWDPSSSSPTCLCTFLTASDHGIPTSVAFTSTEPAHIVASFRSGDTVLYDLEAGSALLSLESRGNSGPTQINQVVSHPNQPLTITAHDDRGIRFLDSRTGKSVHSMVAHLDAVTCLAVDPNGVFLMSGSHDCSLRLWSLDNKTCVQEITAHRKKHEEAIHAVACHPSKALIASAGADALAKVFV from the exons ATGATGGAGGAGCGAGCGGCCGCCGCggtcgccgccgccgcctcctcctgcCGCCCGCTCGGCTCCGGCGCGGGCCCCGGCCCGACGGGGGCGGCCCCGGCCTCTGCCGCTGCCCCGGGGCCCGGCCCGGCCGGTAAgggaggcggcggcggaggcAGCCCGGGGCCTTCAGCGGGGCCCGAGCCCCTGAGCCTGCCCGGGATCCTGCACTTTATCCAGCACGAGTGGGCGCGCTTCGAAGCGGAGAAGGCCCGCTGGGAGGCCGAGCGCGCCGAGCTGCAG GCTCAGGTAGCCTTCctccagggagaaaggaaagggcaaGAGAACCTCAAGACAGACCTGGTGCGACGGATCAAGATGTTGGAGTATGCCCTGAAGCAGGAAAG GGCCAAGTATCACAAGTTGAAGTTCGGGACAGACCTGAACCAGGGGGAGAAGAAGCCAGAACTGGCAGAACAAG TTTCCAATGGCCCCATGGAGTCGGTCACCCTGGAGAACAGCCCGCTGGTGTGGAAGGAGGGGCGCCAGCTTCTCCGACA GTACCTGGAGGAGGTGGGCTATACAGACACCATCCTGGACATGCGGTCCAAACGCGTGCGGTCCCTACTAGGTCGCTCGTTGGAGCTCAATGGGGCCGTGGAGCCCAGCGAAGGTGGCTCCAGGGCCACGCCAGGCCCCGGGGGGCTCAGCGGGGGTGAGTCGCTGCTGGTGAAACAGATCGAAGAGCAGATCAAAAG GAACGCGGCAGGCAAAGATGGCAAAGAGCGCCTGAGCGGCTCGGTGCTGGAGCAGATCCCCTTCCTGCAGAGCTGTGAGGACGAGGACAGTGACGAGGACGACGAGTTGGACAGTGTGCAGCACAAGAAACAGCGGGTGAAG CTGCCCTCCAAGGCCCTGGTGCCTGAAAtggaggacgaggacgaggaggaTGACTCTGAAGATGCCATCAACGAGTTCGATTTCTTGGGCTCGGGAGAGGATGGGGAGGGCTCTCCGGACCCTCGACGATGTGCCGCAGAGGGGACCCACCACGAGTTGG CCCCGTGCTTTGTCCCTGCAGAAAGCCGGCGGGTCAAACTCCAGGGAATTTTGGCCGACCTTCGGGATGTGGATGGGCTGCCCCCTAAAGTGACCGGTCCCCCTCCTGGCACACCCCAGCCCCGGCCACACGAAG ACGTTTTCATCATGGACACTATCGGGGGCGGGGAGGTGAGCCTGGGGGACTTGGCAGATCTCACCGTCACCAACGACAACGACCTCAGCTGTGAT CTCTCTGACAGCAAAGATGCCTTTAAGAAGACGTGGAACCCCAAGTTCACCCTGCGCTCACACTACGACGGCGTGCGCTCCCTGGCTTTCCACCACAGCCAGGCCGCCCTGCTCACCGCCTCTGAGGACGGCACGCTCAAGCTCTGGAACCTGCAGAAAGCTGTCACGGCCAAGAA gaaCGCCgcgctggatgtggagcctatcCACGCCTTCCGGGCTCACAG gggccctgtgctggcagtaGCCATGGGCAGCAACAGCGAGTACTGCTACAGCGGCGGGGCCGACGCCCGCATCCACAGCTGGAAGATTCCGGACCTCAACGTGGACCCCTATGACGGCTACG ACCCGAGTGTGCTGAGCCACGTGCTGGAGGGCCACGGGGACGCTGTATGGGGCCTAGCCTTCAGCCCCACCTCCCAGCGCCTGGCCTCCTGCTCTGCTGACGGCACCATCCGCATCTGGGACCCGAGCAGCAGCAGCCCAACCTGCCTCTGTACCTTCCTCACAGCCAGCG ATCATGGGATCCCCACCTCAGTGGCCTTCACCAGCACCGAGCCCGCCCACATCGTGGCCTCCTTCCGCTCTGGCGACACCGTCTTGTACGACCTGGAGGCTGGCAGTGCCCTCCTCTCGTTGGAATCCCGGGGGAACAGTG gcCCAACCCAGATCAACCAGGTGGTGAGTCACCCAAACCAGCCCCTCACCATCACCGCTCACGACGACAGAGGCATCCGCTTCCTGGACAGCCGGACAG GGAAATCCGTGCACTCTATGGTTGCCCACCTGGACGCGGTCACCTGCCTAGCCGTGGACCCCAACGGCGTGTTCCTGATGTCGGGAA GCCATGACTGCTCCCTGCGTCTGTGGAGCCTGGACAACAAAACGTGCGTGCAGGAGATCACGGCCCACCGCAAGAAGCACGAGGAGGCCATCCACGCTGTCGCGTGCCACCCCAGCAAGGCCCTCATTGCCAGCGCAGGCGCCGACGCCCTGGCCAAGGTCTTCGTATGA
- the STRN4 gene encoding striatin-4 isoform X1 gives MMEERAAAAVAAAASSCRPLGSGAGPGPTGAAPASAAAPGPGPAGKGGGGGGSPGPSAGPEPLSLPGILHFIQHEWARFEAEKARWEAERAELQAQVAFLQGERKGQENLKTDLVRRIKMLEYALKQERAKYHKLKFGTDLNQGEKKPELAEQVSNGPMESVTLENSPLVWKEGRQLLRQYLEEVGYTDTILDMRSKRVRSLLGRSLELNGAVEPSEGGSRATPGPGGLSGGESLLVKQIEEQIKRNAAGKDGKERLSGSVLEQIPFLQSCEDEDSDEDDELDSVQHKKQRVKLPSKALVPEMEDEDEEDDSEDAINEFDFLGSGEDGEGSPDPRRCAAEGTHHELAPCFVPAESRRVKLQGILADLRDVDGLPPKVTGPPPGTPQPRPHEGSFGFSSDVFIMDTIGGGEVSLGDLADLTVTNDNDLSCDLSDSKDAFKKTWNPKFTLRSHYDGVRSLAFHHSQAALLTASEDGTLKLWNLQKAVTAKKNAALDVEPIHAFRAHRGPVLAVAMGSNSEYCYSGGADARIHSWKIPDLNVDPYDGYDPSVLSHVLEGHGDAVWGLAFSPTSQRLASCSADGTIRIWDPSSSSPTCLCTFLTASDHGIPTSVAFTSTEPAHIVASFRSGDTVLYDLEAGSALLSLESRGNSGPTQINQVVSHPNQPLTITAHDDRGIRFLDSRTGKSVHSMVAHLDAVTCLAVDPNGVFLMSGSHDCSLRLWSLDNKTCVQEITAHRKKHEEAIHAVACHPSKALIASAGADALAKVFV, from the exons ATGATGGAGGAGCGAGCGGCCGCCGCggtcgccgccgccgcctcctcctgcCGCCCGCTCGGCTCCGGCGCGGGCCCCGGCCCGACGGGGGCGGCCCCGGCCTCTGCCGCTGCCCCGGGGCCCGGCCCGGCCGGTAAgggaggcggcggcggaggcAGCCCGGGGCCTTCAGCGGGGCCCGAGCCCCTGAGCCTGCCCGGGATCCTGCACTTTATCCAGCACGAGTGGGCGCGCTTCGAAGCGGAGAAGGCCCGCTGGGAGGCCGAGCGCGCCGAGCTGCAG GCTCAGGTAGCCTTCctccagggagaaaggaaagggcaaGAGAACCTCAAGACAGACCTGGTGCGACGGATCAAGATGTTGGAGTATGCCCTGAAGCAGGAAAG GGCCAAGTATCACAAGTTGAAGTTCGGGACAGACCTGAACCAGGGGGAGAAGAAGCCAGAACTGGCAGAACAAG TTTCCAATGGCCCCATGGAGTCGGTCACCCTGGAGAACAGCCCGCTGGTGTGGAAGGAGGGGCGCCAGCTTCTCCGACA GTACCTGGAGGAGGTGGGCTATACAGACACCATCCTGGACATGCGGTCCAAACGCGTGCGGTCCCTACTAGGTCGCTCGTTGGAGCTCAATGGGGCCGTGGAGCCCAGCGAAGGTGGCTCCAGGGCCACGCCAGGCCCCGGGGGGCTCAGCGGGGGTGAGTCGCTGCTGGTGAAACAGATCGAAGAGCAGATCAAAAG GAACGCGGCAGGCAAAGATGGCAAAGAGCGCCTGAGCGGCTCGGTGCTGGAGCAGATCCCCTTCCTGCAGAGCTGTGAGGACGAGGACAGTGACGAGGACGACGAGTTGGACAGTGTGCAGCACAAGAAACAGCGGGTGAAG CTGCCCTCCAAGGCCCTGGTGCCTGAAAtggaggacgaggacgaggaggaTGACTCTGAAGATGCCATCAACGAGTTCGATTTCTTGGGCTCGGGAGAGGATGGGGAGGGCTCTCCGGACCCTCGACGATGTGCCGCAGAGGGGACCCACCACGAGTTGG CCCCGTGCTTTGTCCCTGCAGAAAGCCGGCGGGTCAAACTCCAGGGAATTTTGGCCGACCTTCGGGATGTGGATGGGCTGCCCCCTAAAGTGACCGGTCCCCCTCCTGGCACACCCCAGCCCCGGCCACACGAAG GTTCCTTTGGCTTCTCCTCAGACGTTTTCATCATGGACACTATCGGGGGCGGGGAGGTGAGCCTGGGGGACTTGGCAGATCTCACCGTCACCAACGACAACGACCTCAGCTGTGAT CTCTCTGACAGCAAAGATGCCTTTAAGAAGACGTGGAACCCCAAGTTCACCCTGCGCTCACACTACGACGGCGTGCGCTCCCTGGCTTTCCACCACAGCCAGGCCGCCCTGCTCACCGCCTCTGAGGACGGCACGCTCAAGCTCTGGAACCTGCAGAAAGCTGTCACGGCCAAGAA gaaCGCCgcgctggatgtggagcctatcCACGCCTTCCGGGCTCACAG gggccctgtgctggcagtaGCCATGGGCAGCAACAGCGAGTACTGCTACAGCGGCGGGGCCGACGCCCGCATCCACAGCTGGAAGATTCCGGACCTCAACGTGGACCCCTATGACGGCTACG ACCCGAGTGTGCTGAGCCACGTGCTGGAGGGCCACGGGGACGCTGTATGGGGCCTAGCCTTCAGCCCCACCTCCCAGCGCCTGGCCTCCTGCTCTGCTGACGGCACCATCCGCATCTGGGACCCGAGCAGCAGCAGCCCAACCTGCCTCTGTACCTTCCTCACAGCCAGCG ATCATGGGATCCCCACCTCAGTGGCCTTCACCAGCACCGAGCCCGCCCACATCGTGGCCTCCTTCCGCTCTGGCGACACCGTCTTGTACGACCTGGAGGCTGGCAGTGCCCTCCTCTCGTTGGAATCCCGGGGGAACAGTG gcCCAACCCAGATCAACCAGGTGGTGAGTCACCCAAACCAGCCCCTCACCATCACCGCTCACGACGACAGAGGCATCCGCTTCCTGGACAGCCGGACAG GGAAATCCGTGCACTCTATGGTTGCCCACCTGGACGCGGTCACCTGCCTAGCCGTGGACCCCAACGGCGTGTTCCTGATGTCGGGAA GCCATGACTGCTCCCTGCGTCTGTGGAGCCTGGACAACAAAACGTGCGTGCAGGAGATCACGGCCCACCGCAAGAAGCACGAGGAGGCCATCCACGCTGTCGCGTGCCACCCCAGCAAGGCCCTCATTGCCAGCGCAGGCGCCGACGCCCTGGCCAAGGTCTTCGTATGA